From the genome of Triticum aestivum cultivar Chinese Spring chromosome 3B, IWGSC CS RefSeq v2.1, whole genome shotgun sequence, one region includes:
- the LOC123066525 gene encoding actinidain-like — MRSPPTAVMTVAALLLLLVCLTAATEDTTAKEREWERIQELHDRVLADWKAGHGKNIRSEEESRRAFAQWKAEYRKKYSSAREEELRYAFFKESLRTVDLHNAAFGPNSVYSIKNGLFSDRSDEEWRCLSQGMSPYIPREEPNPQMLPNYSLRS; from the coding sequence ATGAGGAGCCCCCCAACGGCTGTCATGACGGTGgcagcgctgctgctgctgctggtatgCCTGACGGCGGCGACGGAGGACACGACGGCCAAGGAGAGGGAGTGGGAGAGGATCCAGGAGTTGCACGATCGGGTCTTGGCGGACTGGAAGGCAGGGCACGGCAAGAACATCAGGAGCGAGGAGGAGAGTCGACGGGCGTTTGCCCAGTGGAAGGCCGAGTACCGCAAGAAGTACAGCTCCGCTCGCGAGGAGGAACTCCGTTACGCTTTCTTCAAGGAGAGCCTCCGCACGGTCGATCTGCACAATGCCGCCTTTGGCCCCAACTCAGTTTACAGCATAAAAAACGGGCTGTTCAGCGACCGCAGCGATGAGGAGTGGCGCTGCCTGAGCCAGGGAATGTCGCCATATATACCAAGAGAAGAACCTAATCCACAAATGCttccaaactactccctccgttcctaa